One genomic region from Stackebrandtia nassauensis DSM 44728 encodes:
- a CDS encoding GNAT family N-acetyltransferase, producing MPPSLKLRPIVMDDWTAVHDWARLDESCRYQGWGPNTEHETRAFVERAVAGWNVEPVRHRVYVAEVDGEIVGSGVLHFRDRRHRQGEISYGVHPKLWGRGLGTAVGAELLRVGFDGLGLHRIAATCDPRNRASAAVLGKLGMSFEGRMRHTRRIGDGWRDSDLYSILDGEWRPL from the coding sequence ATGCCCCCGTCGCTGAAGCTTCGACCGATCGTGATGGACGACTGGACGGCCGTCCACGACTGGGCCAGGCTGGACGAGAGCTGTCGCTACCAGGGCTGGGGTCCCAACACCGAGCACGAGACCCGGGCCTTCGTGGAGCGGGCGGTGGCGGGCTGGAATGTCGAGCCGGTCCGGCATCGGGTGTACGTGGCCGAAGTGGACGGCGAGATCGTCGGCAGCGGTGTGCTGCACTTTCGCGACCGGCGGCATCGGCAGGGCGAGATCTCGTACGGGGTGCACCCGAAGCTGTGGGGCCGGGGGTTGGGGACTGCGGTGGGGGCCGAGCTGCTTCGCGTCGGTTTTGATGGGCTGGGCCTGCACCGGATCGCCGCGACCTGCGATCCGCGCAATCGTGCTTCGGCGGCGGTGCTGGGGAAGCTTGGTATGAGTTTTGAGGGACGGATGCGGCACACCAGACGGATCGGGGACGGTTGGCGGGACTCGGATTTGTACTCGATTCTTGACGGGGAATGGCGGCCGTTGTAG
- a CDS encoding aminoglycoside adenylyltransferase domain-containing protein, which yields MSDNPAGPTRYPELNELLDELTCRVGDVLGDNLVGMYLCGSFAVGDADMHSDCDFLAVVRRALGRVQERRIRALHSEIPTRAGHWTQHLEGSYPVAAELKTLESLGREWLYIDHGWREMQFHTHCNNEVTRWSLREHGVTLTGPDPKSLVDEVPVEALRSRMLHDIPRFLEDLAAWASWDVAWTQRYAVTTYCRMLNTLETGVVVSKRAALAWAMDSLDPSWRPLLRQVLDDRERGWDPYDPPRPGSIESTMAFSDYVLDRAGRH from the coding sequence ATGTCCGACAACCCGGCCGGTCCCACCCGTTACCCAGAACTCAACGAGCTGTTGGACGAACTGACGTGTCGGGTGGGGGATGTACTGGGGGACAACCTTGTCGGGATGTACCTGTGCGGGTCGTTCGCTGTGGGGGATGCCGACATGCACAGTGACTGCGATTTTCTGGCCGTGGTGCGGCGGGCGTTGGGGCGGGTGCAGGAGCGGCGGATTCGGGCGTTGCACAGTGAGATTCCGACGCGGGCCGGGCATTGGACCCAGCATTTGGAGGGGTCTTATCCGGTGGCGGCGGAGTTGAAGACGCTGGAGTCCTTGGGGCGGGAGTGGCTCTACATTGATCACGGGTGGCGGGAGATGCAGTTTCACACTCATTGCAACAATGAGGTGACCCGGTGGAGTCTGCGCGAGCATGGGGTTACCTTGACCGGTCCGGATCCGAAGTCACTCGTGGACGAGGTGCCGGTGGAGGCGCTGCGGTCGCGGATGTTGCACGATATTCCGCGGTTCCTGGAGGACCTGGCGGCGTGGGCGTCGTGGGATGTGGCCTGGACGCAGCGGTACGCGGTGACGACGTACTGCCGGATGCTGAACACCTTGGAGACCGGGGTGGTGGTGTCGAAGCGGGCCGCGTTGGCCTGGGCGATGGACAGTTTGGACCCCTCGTGGCGGCCGCTGTTGCGGCAGGTGCTGGACGATCGGGAGCGGGGGTGGGATCCCTACGATCCGCCGCGGCCGGGCAGTATCGAGTCCACGATGGCGTTCTCGGATTACGTGTTGGATCGGGCCGGGCGCCACTAG
- a CDS encoding PH domain-containing protein, whose amino-acid sequence MSTGKQRLHPLSPVLNGIKSLGVVMAAISWQGFAQFGVTTGGMIVAAGGVLGLIWAWIAWRFTGFEIADRELRISEGALMRRHRTIPLQRLQSVEVVQPLLARPVGLAQLRCEVVGAAKTEAPLSFLTLKDATELRERLLTLSKQSATASSVATDDATDPDATAEPTVVDTAPVEEATPVLTVPSGLLLRSQLLTPQVFALPFAVAVTVVFFVVNPDATFFGIAALISALLGILLSPVRQAMGNYDFTLTETDTELLIRRGLTERRTQTLPHERVTAVTIQRPLLWRWAGWVTCRVANAGGGSSGSEQLLGGTLLPVGTHEQARTVTTHALSGVDLTAVRLIGVPRRARWRSPIGQPALGAGLGEQVFVCRRGRVIPQLVAVPYARIQSVRVTQGRWQRALRLATVSVDIAGGIGINPRASHRDLDEALDMALRLRERSREAARPQPSS is encoded by the coding sequence GTGAGCACCGGCAAGCAGCGACTGCATCCACTGTCGCCGGTGCTCAACGGCATCAAGTCGCTGGGCGTGGTGATGGCCGCGATCTCGTGGCAGGGCTTCGCCCAGTTCGGCGTCACCACCGGAGGGATGATCGTGGCCGCCGGGGGCGTGCTGGGTCTGATCTGGGCCTGGATCGCCTGGCGCTTCACCGGTTTCGAGATCGCCGACCGGGAACTGCGCATCTCCGAGGGCGCCCTGATGCGACGCCACCGCACCATCCCGCTGCAACGGTTGCAGTCGGTCGAGGTGGTGCAGCCGCTGTTGGCGCGCCCGGTTGGACTGGCCCAGTTGCGGTGCGAGGTCGTCGGCGCCGCCAAGACCGAGGCACCACTGTCCTTTCTGACATTGAAGGACGCGACCGAGCTGCGCGAGCGGCTGCTGACACTGTCCAAACAGTCCGCCACCGCGTCGTCCGTCGCGACCGACGACGCGACCGACCCCGACGCCACCGCCGAGCCCACCGTCGTCGACACCGCTCCCGTGGAGGAAGCCACCCCGGTGCTGACGGTGCCCTCCGGGCTGCTGCTGCGCAGCCAGCTGCTGACCCCGCAGGTGTTCGCGCTGCCGTTCGCCGTCGCCGTCACCGTCGTGTTCTTCGTCGTCAACCCCGACGCCACCTTCTTCGGCATCGCCGCGCTGATCTCCGCGCTGCTGGGCATCCTGCTGTCGCCGGTACGCCAGGCGATGGGCAACTACGACTTCACGCTCACCGAGACCGACACCGAACTGCTCATCCGCCGCGGCCTCACCGAACGCCGCACCCAGACGCTCCCCCACGAACGGGTCACCGCCGTGACGATCCAGCGCCCGCTGCTGTGGCGGTGGGCGGGCTGGGTCACCTGCCGGGTCGCCAACGCCGGCGGCGGCTCCAGCGGCTCGGAACAACTGCTCGGCGGCACCCTGCTGCCGGTGGGCACCCACGAACAGGCCCGCACCGTCACCACCCACGCACTGTCCGGAGTAGACCTGACGGCGGTGCGCCTGATCGGCGTCCCCCGCCGCGCCCGCTGGCGCTCCCCCATCGGCCAACCCGCCCTGGGCGCGGGCCTGGGCGAGCAGGTGTTCGTGTGCCGCCGGGGCCGCGTCATCCCGCAACTGGTGGCCGTCCCCTACGCCCGCATCCAAAGCGTCCGCGTCACCCAGGGCCGCTGGCAACGGGCACTGCGACTGGCGACGGTCAGTGTGGACATCGCCGGTGGCATCGGCATCAACCCGCGCGCCTCGCACCGCGACCTCGACGAGGCCCTGGACATGGCGCTGCGCCTGCGGGAACGATCCCGCGAGGCGGCACGACCACAACCGTCGTCCTGA
- a CDS encoding PH domain-containing protein: MPESASVWSSWPGEVTWHPVAPQYLKVRLVSLALFGVVALAAVLIAPWLWWGRTWALLLGGVVLAGLLVRAVLLRRAVRAWGYAERDDDLLIRHGVLIKRLSIVPYGRMQFIDVSAGPVDRMFDLATVKLHTAAATTDSTVPGLAPDVATGLRDRLAQRATAEREGL, encoded by the coding sequence ATGCCCGAATCCGCGAGCGTGTGGTCGTCCTGGCCCGGCGAGGTCACCTGGCATCCGGTGGCGCCCCAGTACCTGAAGGTGCGGCTGGTGAGCCTGGCGCTGTTCGGCGTGGTGGCGCTGGCCGCCGTGCTCATCGCGCCGTGGCTGTGGTGGGGCCGCACCTGGGCGCTACTGTTGGGCGGCGTGGTGCTGGCGGGCCTGCTGGTGCGGGCGGTGTTGCTGCGGCGGGCGGTACGGGCCTGGGGCTACGCCGAACGCGACGACGACCTGCTGATCCGGCACGGGGTACTCATCAAACGGCTGTCCATCGTCCCCTACGGACGAATGCAGTTCATCGACGTCAGCGCCGGCCCGGTGGACCGGATGTTCGACCTGGCGACGGTGAAACTGCACACCGCCGCGGCCACCACCGACTCCACGGTGCCGGGTCTGGCCCCCGACGTGGCCACCGGCCTGCGCGACCGGCTCGCCCAGCGGGCCACGGCCGAGCGGGAAGGACTGTGA
- a CDS encoding AAA family ATPase produces the protein MTGAQSSQPTPAQDAELLEKALFEVKKVIVGQDRMIERMFVALLSRGHCLLEGVPGVAKTLAVETLAKVTGGSFTRTQFTPDLVPADIVGTRIYRQSTEKFDVELGPVFVNFMLADEINRAPAKVQSAMLEVMSERQVSIGGETYKVPDPFLVMATQNPIEQEGVYPLPEAQRDRFLLKIVVGYPTDSEEREIVYRMGVEPPEPEPIFTPEDILRLQKKADQIFIHNALVDYAVRLVLATRRPAEFGVADVSGLIQYGASPRASLGIIKAARALAVLRGRDYALPQDLQDIAPDILRHRLVLSYDALADGIPAEDIVDKIMAAVPPPSVSPRQDANARPAATAAVQVPPKSPVPVNPVSPAAAQAPKPAGGWPAPESR, from the coding sequence ATGACCGGGGCGCAGTCTTCGCAGCCCACGCCGGCCCAGGATGCCGAGCTGCTGGAAAAGGCACTGTTCGAAGTCAAGAAGGTCATCGTCGGCCAGGACCGCATGATCGAGCGGATGTTCGTCGCGCTGCTGTCGCGCGGCCACTGCCTGCTGGAAGGTGTGCCCGGAGTGGCCAAGACGCTGGCGGTGGAGACGCTGGCCAAGGTCACCGGAGGCTCGTTCACCCGTACCCAGTTCACTCCCGACCTGGTGCCCGCCGACATCGTCGGTACCCGCATCTACCGGCAGTCCACTGAGAAGTTCGATGTGGAGCTGGGGCCGGTGTTCGTGAACTTCATGCTCGCCGACGAGATCAACCGGGCCCCGGCCAAGGTGCAGTCGGCCATGTTGGAGGTCATGAGCGAGCGGCAGGTGTCCATTGGGGGCGAAACCTACAAGGTCCCGGACCCGTTCCTGGTGATGGCCACCCAGAACCCGATCGAGCAGGAGGGTGTCTACCCGCTGCCCGAGGCGCAGCGCGACCGGTTCCTGCTGAAGATCGTGGTGGGATATCCCACCGATTCGGAGGAACGCGAGATCGTCTACCGCATGGGTGTGGAGCCGCCGGAGCCCGAGCCGATCTTCACGCCGGAGGACATCCTGCGGCTGCAGAAGAAGGCCGACCAGATCTTCATTCACAACGCCCTTGTGGACTACGCGGTGCGGCTGGTGCTGGCCACCCGTCGCCCGGCCGAGTTCGGGGTCGCCGACGTGTCCGGGCTGATCCAATACGGTGCCAGCCCGCGTGCGTCGCTGGGCATCATCAAGGCCGCCCGGGCGCTGGCGGTGCTGCGCGGCCGTGACTACGCGCTGCCGCAGGACCTGCAGGACATCGCGCCCGACATCCTGCGGCACCGGCTGGTGCTGTCCTACGACGCGCTGGCCGACGGCATCCCCGCCGAGGACATCGTGGACAAGATCATGGCCGCGGTGCCGCCGCCGAGCGTGTCGCCGCGCCAGGACGCCAACGCGCGTCCGGCCGCCACCGCCGCGGTGCAGGTGCCGCCGAAGTCGCCGGTGCCGGTCAACCCGGTCTCGCCCGCCGCGGCGCAGGCCCCGAAGCCCGCCGGTGGCTGGCCCGCGCCGGAAAGTCGGTAG
- a CDS encoding DUF58 domain-containing protein: MNDAELLALSRGAGHGKNAVEQLNHLQLLINNKLDGLLHGDYLGLLPGPGTEPGESREYRPGDDVRRMDWPVTARTTTPHVRTTIADRELETWLAVDLSASLDFGTAKCLKRDLAIAATAAMAHLTVRGGNRIGAVMGAGGPPRVVPAAPGHSGAQMLLRKVAGLRPERPAKPGRFRRVAAKPGRTDLSLLVERLHRPPRRRGFAVIISDFLAEDGWERPIRKLAVRHDVLAIEIVDPRELELPDVGVMELQDPETGAVMEIQTHDAAFRRQYAHAAQAQRTQIASGLRRAGAARLRLSTDSDWLRDIVRFVASQRHARTRGTTR; this comes from the coding sequence GTGAACGACGCCGAGCTGTTGGCGCTGAGCCGTGGCGCGGGCCACGGCAAGAACGCCGTCGAACAGCTCAACCACCTCCAGTTGCTGATCAACAACAAACTGGACGGACTGCTGCACGGCGACTACCTCGGGCTGCTGCCCGGGCCGGGCACCGAGCCGGGGGAGTCGCGCGAATACCGGCCCGGCGACGACGTGCGGCGGATGGACTGGCCGGTCACGGCCCGCACCACCACCCCGCACGTGCGCACCACCATCGCCGACCGGGAACTGGAGACCTGGCTGGCGGTGGACCTGTCGGCCAGCCTCGACTTCGGCACCGCCAAATGCCTCAAACGCGACCTGGCCATCGCCGCGACCGCCGCGATGGCGCACCTGACGGTGCGCGGCGGCAACCGGATCGGCGCCGTCATGGGCGCCGGTGGCCCGCCGCGGGTGGTGCCCGCGGCACCCGGTCACTCCGGCGCCCAGATGCTGCTGCGCAAGGTCGCCGGGCTGCGGCCGGAACGTCCCGCCAAACCGGGCCGGTTCCGCCGCGTGGCCGCCAAACCCGGCCGCACCGACCTGTCGCTGTTGGTGGAACGGCTGCACCGGCCGCCGCGCCGTCGCGGCTTCGCCGTGATCATCTCCGACTTCCTGGCCGAGGACGGCTGGGAACGGCCGATCCGCAAACTGGCGGTGCGCCACGACGTACTGGCCATCGAGATCGTCGACCCGCGTGAACTGGAACTCCCCGACGTGGGCGTCATGGAACTGCAGGACCCCGAAACCGGGGCGGTCATGGAGATCCAGACCCACGACGCGGCCTTCCGCCGCCAGTACGCGCACGCCGCGCAGGCGCAGCGCACCCAGATCGCCTCGGGGCTGCGGCGCGCGGGCGCGGCCCGGCTGCGGTTGTCGACCGACTCCGACTGGCTGCGCGACATCGTGCGCTTCGTCGCCTCCCAACGTCACGCTCGTACGAGAGGTACTACCCGTTGA
- a CDS encoding 26S proteasome regulatory subunit RPN10 — MIRYLEPWWLLTLIPVLALVGLYVYAQYRRRSYAVRFSNVDLLAKIAAKGPGWRRHLPAAVLLSALVVMSTGMARPAVDTQEPTERATVVLTLDLSLSMKAKDVSPDRFSAMKKASLEFVDELPKNYNLGLVTFAKSASVAVSPTKDRNQVKSAIKSMKLDRATAIGEGIFSALQAIQSVPPDGASEPAPARILLLSDGYRTSGRLVEDGAKAAKAAKVPVSTIAFGTDTGTVEIEGETQEVPVDRETLSQTAETTGGKFYEAASVDDLKGVYEDMGSSIGHRTVAVEIAQWFIGFALVLGFASVFLSLLWTSRVP; from the coding sequence TTGATCCGCTATCTCGAGCCCTGGTGGCTGCTGACGCTCATCCCCGTACTGGCCCTGGTCGGCCTGTACGTCTACGCGCAGTATCGCCGCCGCAGCTACGCCGTCCGGTTCTCTAATGTGGACCTGCTGGCGAAGATAGCGGCCAAGGGGCCGGGCTGGCGCCGCCACCTGCCCGCCGCGGTGCTGCTGTCGGCGCTGGTGGTCATGTCCACCGGGATGGCGCGGCCCGCCGTCGACACCCAGGAACCCACCGAGCGGGCCACGGTCGTGCTCACCCTCGACCTGTCGCTGTCGATGAAGGCCAAGGACGTGTCCCCGGACCGGTTCTCGGCGATGAAGAAGGCCTCGCTGGAGTTCGTCGACGAACTGCCCAAGAACTACAACCTGGGCCTGGTGACCTTCGCCAAGTCGGCCAGCGTCGCGGTGTCGCCCACCAAGGACCGCAACCAGGTCAAGTCGGCGATCAAGTCCATGAAACTGGACCGCGCCACCGCCATCGGCGAGGGCATCTTCTCGGCGTTGCAGGCCATCCAGTCGGTGCCGCCCGACGGCGCCTCCGAACCGGCCCCGGCCCGGATCCTGCTGCTGTCCGACGGTTACCGCACCTCCGGGCGGCTGGTCGAGGACGGCGCCAAGGCCGCCAAGGCCGCGAAGGTCCCGGTGTCGACGATCGCCTTCGGCACCGACACCGGCACCGTCGAGATCGAGGGGGAGACCCAGGAGGTCCCCGTCGACCGCGAGACGCTGTCCCAGACGGCCGAGACCACCGGCGGCAAGTTCTACGAGGCCGCCAGTGTCGACGATCTCAAGGGCGTCTACGAGGACATGGGTTCGTCGATCGGTCACCGCACCGTCGCGGTGGAGATCGCGCAGTGGTTCATCGGCTTCGCCTTGGTTCTGGGTTTCGCCTCGGTGTTCCTGAGTCTTTTGTGGACCTCAAGGGTGCCCTGA
- a CDS encoding 3-oxoacyl-ACP reductase FabG translates to MSRTVLVTGGNRGIGLSIARAFAENGDRVAVTHRGSGAPDGLFGVQCDITDSEAVDAAFTTVEAELGPVEVLVANAGITDDTLLLRMKEEQFTSVIDTNLTGAWRCAKRASSKMLRAKFGRIIFISSVTGLYGNAGQTNYAASKAGLVGMARSITRELGSRNITANVVAPGFVETDMTAELPEAQRDAYLASIPAKRFAGGDEVADAVRWLASDKAGYVTGAVIPVDGGLGMGH, encoded by the coding sequence GTGTCTCGCACCGTGCTGGTCACCGGAGGCAACCGGGGCATTGGCCTGTCCATCGCCCGGGCCTTCGCCGAGAACGGCGACCGCGTCGCCGTCACCCACCGCGGCAGCGGTGCGCCCGACGGCCTGTTCGGCGTCCAGTGCGACATCACCGACTCCGAGGCCGTCGACGCCGCCTTCACCACGGTGGAGGCCGAGCTGGGACCGGTGGAGGTGCTGGTCGCCAACGCCGGGATCACCGACGACACCCTGCTGCTGCGCATGAAGGAGGAGCAGTTCACCTCCGTCATCGACACCAACCTCACCGGGGCGTGGCGGTGCGCGAAACGGGCCTCCTCCAAGATGCTGCGCGCCAAGTTCGGCCGCATCATCTTCATCTCCTCGGTGACCGGCCTGTACGGCAACGCCGGTCAGACCAACTACGCGGCCAGCAAGGCGGGCCTGGTGGGTATGGCCCGATCGATCACCCGGGAACTGGGCAGCCGCAACATCACCGCCAACGTGGTGGCGCCGGGCTTCGTCGAGACCGACATGACCGCCGAACTGCCCGAGGCACAGCGCGACGCCTACCTGGCGTCCATCCCGGCCAAACGTTTCGCCGGCGGCGACGAGGTCGCCGACGCGGTGCGCTGGCTGGCGTCCGACAAAGCAGGCTATGTCACCGGGGCCGTCATCCCCGTTGACGGCGGCCTTGGCATGGGCCACTGA
- the fabI gene encoding enoyl-ACP reductase FabI yields the protein MTGLLDGKRLLITGLITDQSLAFGVAKLAQEQGAEVVLTGFGRMSLVNRIAARLPKPAPVVELDVTDQEQLDSLAERVREHVPALDGVLHSIANAPQSCLGGGFMTAPWEDVAKALHVSTFSFKSLAVACLPLMESGGAIVGMDFDASQAWPVYDWMGVSKAGLESVTRYMARDLGPKGIRVNLVAAGPVRTMAAKSIPGFEQFETAWAERAPLGWSLTDSTPVAKAVTMLLSDWFPATTGEIVHVDGGFHAVGVKAAEA from the coding sequence GTGACAGGGTTGCTTGATGGAAAACGGTTGCTGATCACCGGTCTGATCACCGACCAGTCCTTGGCCTTCGGTGTCGCCAAGCTCGCACAGGAGCAGGGCGCCGAAGTGGTGCTCACCGGTTTCGGACGCATGTCGCTCGTCAACCGCATCGCCGCCCGGCTGCCCAAGCCCGCGCCGGTGGTGGAACTGGACGTCACCGACCAGGAGCAGCTGGACTCGCTGGCCGAGCGGGTGCGCGAGCACGTGCCCGCGTTGGACGGCGTCCTGCACTCCATCGCCAACGCGCCGCAGTCCTGCCTGGGCGGCGGATTCATGACCGCGCCGTGGGAGGACGTCGCCAAGGCGCTGCACGTGTCGACGTTCTCGTTCAAGTCGCTGGCGGTGGCCTGCCTGCCGCTGATGGAATCCGGCGGCGCCATCGTGGGAATGGACTTCGACGCCTCGCAGGCCTGGCCGGTCTACGACTGGATGGGCGTCTCCAAGGCGGGCCTGGAGTCGGTCACCCGGTACATGGCACGTGACCTGGGCCCCAAGGGAATCCGGGTCAACCTGGTCGCGGCGGGCCCGGTGCGGACCATGGCCGCCAAGTCGATCCCCGGTTTCGAGCAGTTCGAGACGGCGTGGGCGGAGCGCGCTCCGCTGGGCTGGAGTCTCACCGACTCCACGCCGGTGGCCAAGGCGGTCACCATGCTGCTGTCGGACTGGTTCCCGGCAACGACCGGTGAGATCGTCCACGTCGACGGCGGGTTCCACGCGGTCGGGGTCAAGGCCGCCGAGGCCTAG